The following proteins are encoded in a genomic region of Kosakonia oryzae:
- the cysG gene encoding siroheme synthase CysG — protein sequence MPIFAEVKDRPVLVIGGGEIAARKITFLRRAGARVQVVAQRLEPQLQQLADSQAIHWLAHEFDEAQLDAVFLVIAATDDTALNQRVFAAANARHKLVNVVDNQPLCSFIFPSIVDRSPLLVAISSGGTAPVLARLLREKIEALLPGNLGRMAEVAGRWRSRIKTFRRTTDERRRFWESAFRGRFASLMAAGDEPAAEKALEAELAQPGSGSGEIILVGAGPGDAGLLTLRGLQVIQQADVVFYDHLVSDDVLELTRRDAEKICVGKRAGCHSVAQHETNRMLVDAAREGKTVVRLKGGDPFIFGRGGEELQAAAEAGIPFQVVPGVTAASGATAYAGIPLTHRDFAQSVTFVTGHYKADSVPFDWAQLAQSRQTLAIYMGTMKAAEISEQLIAHGRDKTTPVAVISRGTRAEQQVATGTLEQLEELAHAAPMPALLVVGEVVQLHRELAWFRHTTATDAFDASVIKLA from the coding sequence CTGCCGATATTTGCTGAAGTAAAAGACCGCCCCGTATTGGTGATTGGCGGCGGCGAAATCGCCGCGCGCAAGATCACCTTTTTGCGTCGCGCTGGCGCACGCGTGCAGGTTGTCGCGCAACGGCTGGAACCGCAACTGCAACAGCTTGCCGACAGCCAGGCGATTCACTGGCTGGCTCACGAATTTGACGAGGCGCAGCTGGATGCCGTTTTCCTGGTGATTGCGGCAACCGATGACACAGCGCTGAATCAGCGCGTCTTTGCGGCAGCAAATGCGCGCCACAAGCTGGTCAACGTGGTGGATAACCAGCCGCTGTGCTCCTTTATTTTCCCGTCGATTGTCGATCGCTCGCCGCTGCTGGTGGCGATTTCCTCTGGCGGAACCGCGCCGGTGCTGGCGCGTCTGCTGCGTGAAAAGATTGAAGCGCTGCTGCCGGGCAATCTGGGCCGCATGGCGGAAGTGGCCGGGCGCTGGCGTTCGCGGATTAAAACCTTTCGCCGTACCACGGATGAACGTCGCCGCTTCTGGGAAAGCGCTTTTCGCGGGCGTTTTGCCAGCCTGATGGCCGCCGGAGATGAACCTGCTGCCGAAAAAGCGCTCGAAGCCGAACTGGCACAGCCGGGTTCGGGGAGCGGAGAAATTATCCTTGTGGGTGCCGGGCCGGGCGACGCGGGATTGCTGACGCTGCGTGGTTTGCAGGTGATCCAGCAGGCGGACGTGGTGTTTTACGATCATCTGGTCAGCGATGACGTGCTGGAGCTGACCCGACGCGATGCAGAGAAAATCTGCGTCGGTAAACGCGCCGGTTGCCATTCGGTGGCGCAGCATGAGACCAACCGCATGCTGGTGGATGCCGCGCGCGAAGGTAAAACGGTGGTGCGGCTGAAAGGCGGCGATCCGTTTATTTTTGGCCGCGGCGGCGAAGAGTTACAGGCGGCGGCGGAAGCCGGCATTCCTTTTCAGGTGGTGCCGGGCGTCACGGCGGCATCCGGCGCGACGGCTTATGCCGGTATTCCCCTGACGCACAGGGATTTTGCGCAGTCGGTAACATTTGTCACCGGCCACTATAAAGCCGACAGCGTCCCGTTCGACTGGGCGCAACTGGCGCAAAGCCGCCAGACGCTGGCGATTTATATGGGCACCATGAAAGCGGCGGAGATCAGCGAACAACTGATTGCTCACGGGCGTGATAAAACCACGCCGGTGGCGGTGATCTCTCGCGGTACGCGCGCGGAGCAACAGGTTGCTACCGGCACACTAGAACAACTCGAGGAACTGGCGCATGCTGCGCCGATGCCCGCCCTGCTGGTGGTGGGCGAAGTGGTGCAGCTTCATCGCGAGCTCGCCTGGTTCCGGCATACGACAGCAACGGACGCCTTTGACGCCTCCGTGATTAAACTGGCTTAA
- the cysD gene encoding sulfate adenylyltransferase subunit CysD, protein MDQKRLTHLRQLEAESIHIIREVAAEFSNPVMMYSIGKDSSVMLHLARKAFYPGTLPFPLLHVDTGWKFREMYEFRDRTAKAYGCELLVHKNPEGVAMGINPFVHGSAKHTDIMKTEGLKQALNKYGFDAAFGGARRDEEKSRAKERIYSFRDRFHRWDPKNQRPELWHNYNGQINKGESIRVFPLSNWTELDIWQYIFLENIEIVPLYLAAERPVLERDGMLMMIDDDRIDLQPGEVIEQRMVRFRTLGCWPLTGAVESSAQTLPEIIEEMLVSTTSERQGRVIDRDQAGSMELKKRQGYF, encoded by the coding sequence ATGGATCAAAAACGACTCACTCACCTGCGACAACTGGAGGCGGAAAGCATCCATATCATCCGCGAAGTGGCCGCCGAATTTTCCAACCCGGTGATGATGTACTCCATCGGCAAAGATTCCAGCGTGATGCTGCATCTGGCGCGTAAAGCCTTCTATCCGGGCACGCTGCCGTTCCCGCTGCTGCACGTCGATACCGGCTGGAAATTCCGTGAGATGTATGAATTCCGCGACCGTACCGCTAAAGCATATGGCTGTGAACTGCTGGTGCACAAAAACCCGGAAGGGGTGGCGATGGGGATTAACCCGTTCGTGCACGGCAGCGCGAAACACACCGACATTATGAAAACCGAAGGGCTGAAGCAGGCGCTGAACAAATATGGTTTTGACGCGGCTTTCGGCGGCGCGCGCCGCGACGAAGAGAAATCACGCGCTAAAGAGCGTATTTACTCCTTCCGCGACCGTTTCCACCGCTGGGATCCGAAGAACCAGCGTCCGGAGCTGTGGCACAACTACAACGGCCAGATCAACAAGGGTGAAAGCATTCGCGTTTTCCCGCTCTCGAACTGGACCGAGCTGGATATCTGGCAGTACATCTTCCTGGAAAATATTGAAATCGTTCCGCTGTACCTGGCGGCAGAGCGCCCGGTACTGGAGCGCGACGGCATGCTGATGATGATCGATGACGACCGTATCGATCTGCAACCTGGCGAAGTGATCGAGCAGCGGATGGTGCGTTTCCGTACGCTCGGCTGCTGGCCGCTGACCGGCGCGGTGGAATCTTCCGCGCAGACGCTGCCGGAGATCATCGAAGAGATGCTGGTTTCCACCACCAGCGAACGTCAGGGCCGCGTGATTGACCGCGACCAGGCCGGCTCGATGGAGCTGAAAAAACGTCAGGGATACTTCTAA
- the cysN gene encoding sulfate adenylyltransferase subunit CysN, giving the protein MNTTIAQQIANEGGVEAYLHAQQHKSLLRFLTCGSVDDGKSTLIGRLLHDTRQIYEDQLSTLHNDSKRHGTQGEKLDLALLVDGLQAEREQGITIDVAYRYFSTEKRKFIIADTPGHEQYTRNMATGASTCDLAILLIDARKGVLDQTRRHSFISTLLGIKHLVVAVNKMDLVEFSEEIFENIRQDYLTFAEQLPGNLDIRFVPLSALEGDNVASQSEKMPWYSGPTLLEVLETVEIQRVVDTQPMRFPVQYVNRPNLDFRGFSGTLASGVVSVGQRIKVLPSGVESTITRIVTFDGDLQEAAAGEAITLVLKDEIDISRGDLILDAQETLPAVQRASLDVVWMAEQPLLPGQSFDIKVAGKKTRARVDAIQYQVDINNLTQRQVESLPLNGIGLVDLTFDEPLMLDAYQQNPVTGGIIFIDRLSNVTVGAGMVRDVHIEQTTSASEFSAFELELNQLIRKHFPHWGARDLLGGK; this is encoded by the coding sequence ATGAATACCACTATTGCCCAACAAATTGCCAACGAAGGCGGCGTTGAAGCGTATCTGCACGCTCAGCAGCACAAAAGCCTGCTGCGCTTTCTGACCTGCGGCAGCGTCGATGACGGGAAAAGTACCCTGATCGGCCGTCTGCTGCACGATACCCGCCAGATCTATGAAGATCAGCTCTCTACGCTGCATAACGACAGCAAACGCCACGGCACGCAGGGCGAAAAACTCGACCTGGCGTTGCTGGTGGACGGCCTGCAAGCGGAGCGTGAGCAGGGCATCACCATCGATGTGGCCTATCGCTATTTCTCCACCGAGAAGCGCAAATTTATCATCGCCGATACCCCCGGGCACGAGCAGTACACTCGCAATATGGCCACCGGCGCGTCCACCTGCGATCTGGCGATTTTGTTGATCGATGCGCGTAAAGGCGTGCTGGATCAAACCCGTCGCCACAGCTTTATCTCCACGCTGCTGGGTATCAAGCACCTGGTGGTAGCGGTGAATAAAATGGATCTGGTGGAATTTAGTGAAGAGATCTTCGAAAACATCCGCCAGGACTACCTGACCTTTGCAGAACAACTGCCAGGCAACCTGGATATCCGCTTTGTGCCGCTGTCGGCGCTGGAAGGCGATAACGTTGCCAGCCAGAGCGAAAAAATGCCGTGGTACAGCGGCCCGACGCTGCTGGAAGTGCTGGAAACCGTCGAGATCCAGCGCGTAGTCGATACCCAGCCGATGCGTTTCCCGGTGCAGTATGTTAACCGTCCGAACCTCGATTTCCGTGGTTTTTCCGGTACGCTGGCCTCCGGCGTAGTGAGCGTTGGTCAGCGCATCAAAGTGCTGCCGTCGGGCGTGGAATCGACCATTACCCGCATCGTCACGTTTGATGGTGATTTACAGGAAGCGGCCGCGGGCGAAGCCATTACGCTGGTGCTGAAAGATGAGATCGACATCAGCCGCGGCGACCTGATTCTTGATGCGCAGGAAACCCTGCCAGCCGTGCAGCGCGCGTCGCTTGACGTGGTATGGATGGCGGAACAGCCGTTGCTGCCGGGCCAGAGCTTTGACATCAAAGTGGCGGGCAAAAAGACGCGCGCACGCGTCGATGCCATTCAGTATCAGGTAGACATCAACAATCTGACGCAGCGCCAGGTCGAGAGCCTGCCGCTGAACGGCATTGGCCTGGTTGATTTGACCTTTGATGAACCGCTGATGCTGGACGCGTATCAGCAAAATCCGGTCACCGGCGGCATTATCTTTATCGATCGGCTGAGCAACGTGACCGTGGGCGCGGGTATGGTGCGTGACGTTCATATTGAACAGACCACCAGCGCTTCAGAGTTCAGCGCGTTTGAACTGGAGCTGAACCAGCTTATCCGTAAGCACTTCCCGCACTGGGGCGCTCGCGATCTGCTGGGAGGCAAATAA
- the cysC gene encoding adenylyl-sulfate kinase, with protein sequence MALHDENVVWHAHPVTPEQREQLHGHRGVVLWFTGLSGSGKSTVAGALEEALHKAGVSTYLLDGDNVRHGLCSDLGFSDDDRKENIRRVGEVAKLMVESGLVVLTAFISPHRAERQMVRERLGEGRFIEVFVDTPLAICEARDPKGLYKKARAGELRNFTGIDSVYEAPESPEVHLQGEQLVTNLVSQLLDLLRESDIIRS encoded by the coding sequence ATGGCTCTGCATGACGAAAATGTCGTCTGGCATGCCCATCCGGTAACGCCTGAGCAGCGCGAACAACTCCACGGTCACCGTGGGGTTGTGCTGTGGTTTACCGGGCTCTCCGGCTCCGGCAAATCGACGGTCGCTGGCGCACTGGAAGAGGCGCTGCATAAGGCGGGTGTCAGCACTTATCTGCTGGATGGTGACAATGTGCGCCACGGCTTGTGCAGCGATCTTGGCTTTAGCGATGATGATCGCAAAGAGAATATCCGCCGCGTCGGCGAAGTGGCCAAACTGATGGTGGAATCCGGGCTGGTGGTACTGACGGCCTTTATTTCGCCGCACCGCGCTGAGCGTCAGATGGTGCGCGAACGCCTGGGAGAAGGGCGGTTTATCGAAGTCTTTGTCGATACGCCGCTGGCGATTTGCGAAGCGCGCGATCCTAAAGGGTTGTACAAAAAAGCGCGCGCCGGTGAACTGCGTAATTTCACCGGTATTGATTCGGTTTACGAAGCGCCCGAATCGCCGGAAGTTCATCTGCAGGGTGAACAATTGGTAACAAATTTGGTCAGCCAATTATTAGACCTCCTCCGGGAGAGCGATATTATCAGATCCTGA
- a CDS encoding DUF3561 family protein, translated as MRNSQNITLTRSPSLPATADETTWSFPGAVVGFVAWLLALAIPFMIYGSNTLFFFLYTWPFFLALMPVSVVVGIALHSLLGGRLLYSSVATLLTVVAMFGVLFMWLLG; from the coding sequence ATGCGTAACAGTCAGAACATCACCCTCACACGGTCGCCGTCACTCCCCGCGACCGCCGACGAAACCACATGGTCTTTTCCCGGGGCCGTGGTGGGGTTCGTTGCATGGCTGCTGGCGCTGGCGATCCCATTTATGATTTACGGTTCCAACACGCTATTTTTCTTTCTCTACACCTGGCCTTTTTTCCTCGCGCTGATGCCCGTCTCCGTGGTAGTCGGCATTGCATTGCATTCGCTGCTCGGTGGCCGGTTGCTCTACAGCAGCGTGGCGACGCTGCTGACGGTCGTCGCCATGTTTGGCGTGCTGTTTATGTGGTTGCTGGGCTAA
- the ftsB gene encoding cell division protein FtsB, producing the protein MGKLTLLLLALLVWLQYSLWFGKNGLHDYGRVSEDVATQQATNAKLKSRNDQLFAEIDDLNGGQEAIEERARNELTMTKPGETFYRLVPDSSKRTPGSAQNQNQNQNTQNNR; encoded by the coding sequence ATGGGTAAACTAACGCTGCTATTGCTGGCTTTACTGGTCTGGCTACAGTATTCGCTGTGGTTCGGCAAGAATGGTCTGCATGACTACGGCCGCGTCAGCGAAGATGTGGCGACACAGCAGGCGACGAACGCCAAATTAAAATCGCGCAACGATCAGCTTTTCGCCGAAATTGATGACCTCAATGGCGGTCAGGAAGCGATTGAGGAACGCGCACGCAACGAATTAACCATGACTAAGCCGGGCGAAACGTTTTATCGTCTGGTGCCGGATTCGTCAAAGCGTACGCCGGGGTCAGCGCAAAACCAGAATCAGAATCAAAACACACAAAATAATCGATAA
- the ispD gene encoding 2-C-methyl-D-erythritol 4-phosphate cytidylyltransferase gives MSALIPDVCAVVPAAGFGRRMQTECPKQYLSIGQKTILEHAVDALLAHPRVSRVIIAVSPGDERFARLPLAQHPQITVVNGGAERADSVLAGLKAAGDAQWVLVHDAARPCLHQDDLNRLLQLSETSRVGGILAAPVRDTMKRAEPGKTAIAHTVERNDLWHALTPQFFPLQLLNDCLTRALNEGATITDEASALEYCGFHPELVAGRADNIKVTRPEDLRLAEFYLTLSDLQEKA, from the coding sequence ATGTCAGCACTAATTCCGGACGTCTGTGCCGTCGTGCCGGCCGCCGGATTCGGCCGCCGCATGCAAACGGAATGTCCTAAGCAGTATCTCTCCATTGGCCAAAAAACGATTCTTGAGCACGCCGTAGACGCGCTGCTTGCTCACCCGCGCGTCAGCAGGGTGATTATTGCCGTCAGTCCGGGCGACGAGCGCTTTGCCCGCCTGCCGCTGGCGCAACATCCGCAGATTACCGTGGTGAACGGCGGCGCAGAACGCGCCGATTCGGTGCTGGCGGGCTTAAAAGCCGCTGGCGACGCACAGTGGGTGCTGGTGCATGATGCTGCGCGTCCTTGTCTGCATCAGGATGATTTAAACCGGCTGTTACAGCTCAGCGAAACCAGCCGTGTCGGCGGCATCCTCGCCGCGCCGGTGCGCGACACCATGAAACGCGCGGAGCCGGGCAAAACGGCGATTGCCCATACCGTTGAGCGCAATGATTTATGGCATGCGCTGACGCCGCAATTTTTCCCGCTACAACTGTTGAACGATTGCCTGACCCGCGCCCTGAATGAAGGCGCGACGATCACCGACGAAGCGTCAGCGCTGGAGTATTGTGGATTCCACCCGGAACTGGTTGCCGGACGCGCGGACAATATTAAAGTGACCCGACCGGAAGATTTACGGCTGGCAGAATTCTATCTGACCCTTTCAGACCTTCAGGAGAAAGCATAA
- the ispF gene encoding 2-C-methyl-D-erythritol 2,4-cyclodiphosphate synthase produces MRIGHGFDVHAFGGEGPIIIGGVRIPYEKGLLAHSDGDVALHALTDALLGAAALGDIGKLFPDTDPAFKGADSRALLREAWRRIQAKGYTLGNVDVTIIAQAPKMLPHIPQMRVFIAEDLGCHMDDVNVKATTTEKLGFTGRGEGIACEAVALLVKAAK; encoded by the coding sequence ATGCGTATTGGACACGGTTTTGACGTACACGCCTTTGGCGGTGAAGGCCCGATTATTATCGGCGGCGTACGCATTCCTTACGAGAAGGGGCTGCTGGCGCACTCTGATGGCGATGTGGCGCTGCACGCGCTGACCGATGCGCTGCTGGGCGCGGCGGCGCTGGGCGATATCGGTAAACTGTTCCCGGATACCGATCCGGCATTTAAGGGCGCCGATAGCCGCGCGCTGCTGCGTGAGGCCTGGCGACGCATTCAGGCGAAGGGCTATACGCTGGGTAACGTTGATGTAACTATCATTGCCCAGGCGCCGAAAATGCTGCCGCACATTCCGCAGATGCGCGTCTTCATCGCCGAAGATCTCGGCTGCCATATGGATGATGTCAACGTCAAAGCCACCACCACAGAGAAACTCGGTTTTACCGGGCGTGGCGAAGGCATTGCCTGTGAAGCGGTTGCGCTGCTGGTGAAGGCAGCAAAATGA
- the truD gene encoding tRNA pseudouridine(13) synthase TruD, with translation MTEFENLTWLHGKPAGSGILKANPEDFVVVEDLGFEPDGEGEHILVRILKNGCNTRFVADALAKFLKIHAREVSFAGQKDKHAVTEQWLCARVPGNTMPDLSAFELEGCKVLEYARHKRKLRLGALQGNAFTLVLREVSDRADVEARLQAISEQGVPNYFGAQRFGIGGSNLQGALRWAQSAAPVRDRNKRSFWLSAARSALFNQIVNERLKKTDFNQVVDGDALQLAGRGSWFVASEEERVELQARVDAKTLIITAALPGSGDWGTQRAALMFEQQAVADAPELQALLVREKVEAARRAMLLYPQKLCWNWWDDVTVELRFWLPAGSFATSVVRELINTSGDYANIAE, from the coding sequence ATGACAGAATTCGAAAACCTGACCTGGCTGCATGGCAAACCGGCAGGCAGCGGGATCCTCAAAGCCAACCCGGAAGATTTCGTCGTTGTGGAAGATCTCGGCTTTGAACCGGACGGCGAAGGCGAACATATTCTGGTGCGTATACTGAAAAATGGCTGCAACACCCGTTTTGTGGCAGATGCGCTGGCAAAATTCCTAAAAATTCATGCACGCGAAGTGAGCTTCGCCGGGCAAAAAGATAAACATGCGGTGACCGAGCAATGGCTGTGCGCCCGCGTGCCGGGCAATACGATGCCGGATCTCAGCGCGTTTGAGCTTGAAGGCTGTAAAGTGCTGGAGTATGCCCGTCACAAGCGCAAGCTGCGGCTGGGCGCATTGCAGGGCAACGCATTTACGCTGGTGCTGCGTGAAGTGAGCGATCGGGCGGATGTGGAGGCCCGTTTGCAGGCCATCAGTGAACAAGGTGTGCCGAATTATTTCGGTGCGCAGCGTTTTGGTATTGGCGGCAGCAATTTGCAGGGCGCGTTACGCTGGGCGCAGAGCGCTGCACCAGTGCGCGATCGTAATAAACGCAGTTTCTGGCTGTCGGCGGCGCGCAGTGCGTTGTTTAATCAAATCGTCAACGAACGATTGAAAAAAACAGACTTTAATCAAGTTGTTGACGGCGATGCGCTACAATTAGCGGGGCGCGGTAGCTGGTTTGTCGCCAGCGAGGAAGAGCGCGTGGAATTGCAGGCGCGCGTCGATGCGAAAACCTTAATAATTACCGCCGCGCTGCCGGGCAGCGGCGATTGGGGCACGCAGCGCGCAGCGCTGATGTTTGAGCAACAGGCGGTTGCCGATGCGCCGGAGTTACAGGCGCTGCTGGTGCGGGAAAAAGTAGAAGCCGCGCGCCGCGCGATGCTGCTCTATCCGCAGAAGCTTTGCTGGAACTGGTGGGATGATGTCACCGTCGAGTTACGTTTCTGGCTCCCGGCGGGAAGTTTTGCCACCAGCGTGGTCAGGGAACTTATTAACACATCGGGTGATTATGCGAATATTGCTGAGTAA
- the surE gene encoding 5'/3'-nucleotidase SurE: MRILLSNDDGIHAPGIQTLAKALREFADVQVVAPDRNRSGASNSLTLESSLRTFTFENGDIAVQMGTPTDCVFLGVNALMRPRPDVVVSGINDGPNLGDDVIYSGTVAAAMEGRHLGFPALAVSLNGHTHYETAAAVTCSLLRALSREPLRTGRILNINVPDLPLDQIKGIRVTRCGSRHPADQVIPQQDPRGNTLYWIGPPGEKCDAGPDTDFAAVDEGYVSVTPLHVDLTAYSAHDVVSGWLDRVGVNSQW, from the coding sequence ATGCGAATATTGCTGAGTAACGATGACGGGATCCACGCGCCGGGAATCCAGACGCTGGCAAAAGCGCTGCGCGAGTTTGCCGATGTTCAGGTGGTCGCGCCCGATCGTAACCGCAGCGGTGCGTCTAATTCACTGACGCTCGAATCCTCGCTCCGTACTTTTACCTTTGAAAACGGCGACATCGCCGTACAGATGGGCACGCCGACCGACTGCGTTTTCCTTGGGGTGAACGCGCTGATGCGTCCGCGCCCGGATGTGGTGGTTTCCGGCATTAATGACGGGCCGAATCTCGGTGACGATGTGATCTACTCCGGTACCGTTGCGGCCGCGATGGAAGGGCGTCATCTTGGTTTTCCGGCGCTGGCCGTCTCGCTTAATGGCCATACCCATTATGAAACGGCGGCCGCCGTCACCTGCTCTCTGCTGCGCGCTCTCAGCCGCGAACCGCTGCGTACCGGGCGGATCCTCAATATCAACGTGCCGGATCTGCCGCTCGATCAGATCAAAGGTATTCGCGTTACCCGTTGCGGTAGCCGTCACCCGGCCGATCAGGTTATTCCGCAGCAGGATCCGCGCGGCAACACACTGTACTGGATTGGTCCGCCCGGGGAAAAATGCGATGCCGGGCCGGATACGGATTTTGCAGCCGTGGACGAAGGCTACGTCTCTGTCACGCCGTTGCATGTAGATTTAACAGCATACAGCGCGCATGATGTGGTGTCGGGCTGGCTGGATCGTGTCGGGGTGAATTCGCAATGGTGA
- a CDS encoding protein-L-isoaspartate(D-aspartate) O-methyltransferase: MVSKRVQDLLNQLRAQGIKNERVLEALSQVPREKFIDEAFEHKAWDNVALPIGQGQTISQPYMVARMTELLELTPASRVLEIGTGSGYQTAILARLVHHVCSVERIKSLQWQARRRLKQLDLHNVSTRHGDGWQGWQARAPFDAIIVTAAPPEIPAALMSQLDDGGLLVLPVGDEMQQLKRVRRRGSEFIIDTVEAVRFVPLIRGELA; the protein is encoded by the coding sequence ATGGTGAGTAAACGCGTACAGGATCTTCTCAATCAATTACGCGCGCAGGGCATTAAAAATGAGCGGGTACTTGAGGCGTTATCGCAAGTGCCGCGCGAGAAATTTATCGATGAGGCGTTTGAACACAAAGCGTGGGATAACGTCGCGTTGCCTATTGGTCAGGGGCAAACCATTTCGCAGCCTTATATGGTAGCGCGAATGACCGAACTTCTGGAGCTGACACCCGCCTCACGGGTGTTGGAAATCGGCACCGGCTCTGGCTATCAAACGGCGATTCTGGCGCGTCTGGTACACCATGTTTGTTCTGTTGAACGCATTAAAAGCCTGCAATGGCAGGCGCGCCGCCGCCTGAAACAGCTCGATCTACACAATGTTTCTACTCGTCACGGTGATGGCTGGCAGGGGTGGCAGGCTCGCGCTCCGTTTGACGCCATTATTGTGACCGCCGCACCGCCGGAGATCCCTGCCGCATTGATGTCGCAGCTGGATGATGGCGGCCTTCTTGTCTTACCCGTAGGCGACGAAATGCAGCAGTTGAAGCGCGTTCGTCGGCGGGGAAGCGAATTTATTATTGATACTGTGGAAGCGGTGCGCTTTGTTCCGCTGATAAGAGGCGAACTGGCCTGA
- the nlpD gene encoding murein hydrolase activator NlpD — translation MWLAGCSNSTNAPAPVSSVGGNASSNSSSGSSGMLITPPPKLGTSSQQQIQPVQRQSAQPTQIQPMAQTPVETVNGRIVYNRQYGNIPKGSYTGGSTYMVKRGDTLFYIAWITGNDFRDLAQRNHVAAPYNLEVGQTLQVGNASGTPITGGNAITRADDSAQGIVSKPAQNSSVVVASKPTITYSEDSGEQSANKMLPNNKPATTITAPVTAPSVSSTEPTASSTSTSAPIASWRWPTDGKVIDNFSATEGGNKGVDISGSKGQAIVATADGRVVYAGNALRGYGNLIIIKHNDDYLSAYAHNDTMLVREQQEVKAGQKIATMGSTGTSSTRLHFEIRYKGKSVNPLRYLPQR, via the coding sequence CTGTGGCTGGCAGGGTGTTCAAATTCCACTAATGCTCCGGCCCCGGTCAGTTCCGTTGGCGGCAACGCCAGTTCAAATTCCAGTTCCGGCAGTTCCGGAATGTTGATTACACCGCCGCCAAAACTTGGCACATCATCGCAGCAGCAAATTCAGCCTGTGCAGCGCCAGAGCGCGCAGCCAACGCAGATTCAGCCGATGGCGCAGACGCCTGTTGAAACCGTTAACGGGCGCATTGTCTATAACCGCCAGTACGGCAATATTCCCAAAGGCAGCTATACCGGCGGTAGTACCTATATGGTAAAACGTGGCGATACACTCTTTTATATCGCGTGGATCACCGGGAACGATTTCCGTGATCTGGCGCAGCGTAATCATGTTGCCGCGCCCTATAACCTTGAAGTCGGGCAAACATTGCAGGTAGGTAATGCATCCGGCACGCCAATTACGGGTGGAAATGCCATTACTCGGGCTGATGATTCAGCACAAGGAATAGTCTCAAAACCTGCACAAAATTCCAGCGTAGTGGTTGCTTCGAAACCGACAATTACGTATTCTGAGGATTCAGGTGAACAAAGTGCTAACAAAATGTTGCCAAACAACAAGCCTGCGACAACCATCACAGCGCCTGTTACGGCACCTTCTGTAAGCTCAACCGAACCGACTGCCAGCAGTACATCTACCAGTGCGCCTATTGCTTCATGGCGCTGGCCGACTGATGGCAAAGTTATCGACAACTTCTCTGCTACCGAAGGTGGCAATAAAGGCGTCGATATCTCCGGCAGCAAAGGACAGGCTATTGTCGCGACCGCAGATGGGCGCGTTGTATATGCCGGTAACGCGCTGCGTGGTTACGGTAATCTGATCATCATAAAACATAACGATGATTACCTGAGTGCCTACGCCCATAACGACACAATGCTGGTCCGGGAACAACAAGAAGTTAAGGCGGGGCAAAAAATAGCTACCATGGGTAGCACCGGAACCAGTTCTACACGCTTGCATTTTGAAATTCGTTACAAGGGGAAATCCGTAAACCCGCTGCGCTATTTGCCGCAGCGATAA